The Rhodoferax sediminis genome has a segment encoding these proteins:
- a CDS encoding AAA family ATPase, giving the protein MNDKIIQAAAAPDAPIHISGYRVLAWLGRSPTHATWRAIRERDGQPVVLKIPTAPQPTPLVIARLHHEVEVTHLLPPDVAIRAIGVERWDSGHALVLEDVGGVAMSSRVSPRLPLRTVLELGHALAEAVAAVHARGIIHKDIKPANVVVVGDHHIRLTDFGYAVRIAREMAHEIAPKELEGTLAYMAPEQTGRMNRSIDRRADLYALGITLYELATGVLPFRSQDPLDLVHQHIAKVPLSPRELRPQLPQVVADLILRLIAKDAEERYQSASGVQADLSRCLETLEGDTVKPFSIGQHDAADEFRIPQNLIGRAAEVAALDGGLSRSRAGAVQLVVVEGPSGVGKSTLIGEITRLASAARVLHVQGKFDQLRRDLPYTAVIQAFRQVARRLLTEPDTRLATWRAELGEALTPNGQVLLDLVPELEPVLGHQPAVPALGLSEAQIRFNLVIRRFVRALASAEHPLVLFLDDIQWADAASLALLQTLLTDADTTHLLVVVAMRDTEVGPSHPFRLLMRELDERSGVRPMHLRLGPLDRYAVATLLAAATRAPIDSVELLAELVTAKTGGNPFFVGEFLRDLSRDGLLRFDPRHGAWAWDLQAVRQRHMTDNVVDLVIARIERLPAPTRETLEFAAVVGHTFDLATLAHVAGRTAQQARGDLAPALDDDILVPVGGDYKYTALTLDAQGAGQVVYAFLHDRVQQAAYRMIPVERRASAHHRVGSQLLTSGAARADERLFDIATHFEAARAEIDSARERAEVALLFLRASKKANDSMAWEAAHRYAEAGRELLGSDAWATTGDTMRELSFESLKAAFLLSDRPALEALHNEIMRHTPSKVQRAHATAVKIQMLVSAMAYGEALDVAIPVLADLGVVLPRRGRQQQVVFGLLHTKWALRGRPVAGLAELPPMSDAAIQVAMRVLVAVSSAAYANEPKLFPQLVFELVQRSIRHGTAPQSAFGYVCYGLAMCAVLGDYDGGLAFGRLALAVMDRTGAREFEAKLRFLNGLFILPWSQPLADTMEPFRLGAAAGLETGDLEYYSYCFYGLDSHALLAGQDLQALAVSSSVHHEAILKHNQRKVGLVMLLIRDTVAWLRDDPPVVVGDIDEGRVLELATESGDATSVAYVHAWRSAKACLGGSYDDVLAAAAGCRAHHAGIDGQLFVPLFQFYESLALLAVARDGRPRPRWKWTVAANQRRLAAWAKRVPTTFLAHWEIVEGERKRGAGDTGGALQCHERAIIAALAAGNPHDEALAHQLAADCAADGGLPTAAHAHRMEARRAWSHWGAQRLVRRLDESYPELRSLLPGPMTKEEMAMSTSPGSSAGSGAALDARAITRAAQAVAEQLRLPDVLRELCRLLLANAGARQVVLVVRSGGGWQVLATAHVDRADADVLGGGPLDEADVFVAAIQLVLRTRRLLMIDDALQDPTFRLDRYVTAAHPRSVLCSPMSRNGELTGAILLENDLVAGAFTPDRVEFLQVIASQAAISIENGGLVRDLERSLDAQVALTNAHARFVPYQFLASLGRENIQEVRLGDHASKSLSVLFSDIRGFTPLIGSLDPRASIDFINAYIGHMEPEILAKGGFIDSYIGDAIMALFDGPADDAVAAGIGMLRALQAFNAERTRSSLAPVSIGIGINTGSLMLGTIGGPNRIKCGVIGDPVNLAARIEGLTKQLSVPLLVGDETVRAMAHPGAFLMRPVGRVVLVGRSVPVVVYEVFDADPPAIRDAKAATLDRYRDAWTAYHARAWSEARAGFDAAVQACSEDHVALEYRKRCDALLAEDPGPQWTGVLQMSRK; this is encoded by the coding sequence GTGAACGACAAGATCATCCAGGCGGCCGCGGCGCCCGACGCGCCGATCCACATCTCCGGCTATCGCGTACTCGCGTGGCTCGGTCGCAGCCCGACACACGCAACCTGGCGGGCCATTCGCGAACGCGACGGCCAACCGGTTGTTCTGAAGATCCCGACTGCGCCGCAGCCCACACCGCTGGTCATCGCCCGGCTGCACCACGAAGTGGAAGTCACCCACTTGCTGCCGCCCGATGTCGCGATCCGTGCCATTGGCGTCGAGCGCTGGGACTCGGGCCACGCCCTTGTGCTCGAAGACGTCGGGGGCGTCGCGATGTCATCCAGGGTGTCACCGCGGCTGCCGCTGCGCACCGTGCTTGAGCTGGGCCACGCGCTCGCCGAGGCAGTCGCCGCAGTGCATGCCCGCGGGATCATTCACAAGGACATCAAGCCCGCCAACGTGGTTGTGGTCGGCGACCACCACATCCGGCTCACCGACTTCGGCTACGCGGTGCGCATCGCCCGGGAGATGGCGCACGAAATCGCGCCGAAAGAGCTCGAAGGCACACTGGCCTACATGGCGCCGGAACAGACCGGCCGGATGAACCGGTCGATTGACCGCCGCGCCGATCTGTACGCCCTCGGGATCACGCTCTACGAGCTCGCGACGGGCGTACTGCCGTTCCGTAGCCAGGATCCTCTCGATCTGGTGCACCAGCACATCGCCAAGGTGCCGTTGTCGCCTCGCGAACTGCGGCCCCAGCTGCCGCAGGTGGTGGCGGACCTTATCCTGCGGCTGATCGCCAAAGACGCCGAGGAGCGTTATCAGAGCGCGTCCGGTGTGCAGGCCGACCTGTCGCGCTGCCTTGAAACGCTCGAAGGCGACACCGTGAAGCCCTTTTCGATCGGCCAGCATGACGCAGCCGACGAGTTCAGGATCCCGCAGAACCTCATTGGTCGCGCGGCCGAGGTGGCGGCGCTGGACGGGGGGCTCTCACGCAGCCGCGCCGGCGCAGTCCAGCTGGTGGTCGTCGAGGGACCGTCCGGCGTCGGCAAGAGCACGCTCATCGGCGAGATCACCCGGCTCGCGTCGGCCGCACGCGTGTTGCACGTGCAGGGCAAGTTCGACCAGTTGCGCCGGGACCTGCCCTACACCGCGGTGATTCAGGCGTTCAGACAGGTCGCGCGGCGCCTGCTGACCGAGCCCGACACCCGGCTCGCGACCTGGCGGGCCGAACTGGGTGAAGCCCTGACGCCGAACGGACAGGTGCTGCTCGACCTGGTTCCCGAGCTCGAGCCGGTGCTCGGACACCAGCCTGCGGTGCCGGCGCTCGGCCTGTCCGAAGCGCAGATCCGGTTCAACCTCGTGATTCGTCGCTTCGTGCGCGCACTGGCCAGCGCCGAGCATCCGCTGGTCCTGTTTCTCGACGACATCCAGTGGGCCGACGCTGCGTCGCTCGCATTGCTCCAGACCTTGTTGACCGACGCGGATACGACGCACCTGCTGGTCGTGGTGGCGATGCGCGACACCGAAGTTGGGCCTTCACATCCGTTTCGTCTGCTCATGCGTGAGCTCGACGAGCGCTCTGGCGTGCGCCCGATGCACCTCAGGCTCGGGCCGCTCGATCGCTACGCCGTCGCCACCCTGCTGGCAGCGGCGACCCGCGCGCCCATCGATTCGGTCGAACTCCTCGCCGAGCTCGTCACCGCGAAAACCGGGGGCAATCCCTTCTTCGTCGGCGAGTTCCTGCGCGACCTGAGCCGTGACGGGTTGCTGCGCTTCGACCCGCGGCACGGCGCCTGGGCGTGGGACCTTCAGGCCGTCCGGCAGCGACACATGACCGACAACGTCGTTGACCTGGTCATCGCCCGGATCGAACGCCTGCCGGCGCCCACTCGCGAGACACTCGAGTTCGCTGCGGTGGTCGGGCATACGTTCGACCTCGCGACACTGGCGCATGTCGCCGGACGCACCGCGCAGCAGGCGCGTGGCGATCTGGCCCCCGCGCTGGACGACGACATCCTCGTTCCCGTCGGGGGCGACTACAAGTACACGGCGTTGACCCTTGACGCGCAGGGCGCTGGCCAGGTCGTCTACGCCTTCCTGCACGATCGGGTGCAGCAGGCCGCGTACCGGATGATTCCGGTCGAGCGGCGCGCAAGCGCCCACCATCGCGTCGGGTCGCAGTTGCTCACATCGGGCGCGGCTCGGGCCGACGAACGCCTGTTCGATATCGCTACCCACTTCGAAGCCGCCCGTGCAGAGATTGACAGCGCGCGCGAGCGAGCAGAGGTCGCGTTGCTGTTTCTTCGCGCGTCGAAGAAGGCCAACGATTCCATGGCGTGGGAGGCGGCCCACCGCTACGCCGAGGCCGGGCGCGAACTGCTCGGTAGCGATGCCTGGGCAACGACCGGCGACACGATGCGCGAGCTTTCGTTCGAATCGTTGAAGGCAGCATTTCTTCTCTCGGACCGGCCCGCACTGGAGGCGCTGCACAACGAAATCATGCGCCACACGCCCTCCAAGGTGCAGCGGGCCCACGCGACCGCAGTGAAGATACAGATGCTGGTCAGCGCGATGGCGTATGGCGAGGCACTCGACGTTGCCATTCCCGTGCTCGCCGACCTCGGTGTCGTGCTGCCGCGGCGCGGCCGGCAGCAGCAGGTGGTGTTCGGGCTGCTGCACACCAAGTGGGCGCTGCGGGGCCGCCCCGTCGCCGGCCTCGCTGAACTGCCGCCGATGAGCGATGCCGCGATACAGGTCGCGATGCGTGTGCTGGTCGCAGTCAGCTCCGCCGCGTACGCGAACGAGCCGAAGCTGTTCCCGCAACTGGTGTTCGAGCTCGTGCAACGGTCAATCCGCCATGGGACGGCGCCGCAGTCGGCATTCGGCTACGTGTGCTACGGCCTCGCAATGTGTGCAGTGCTCGGCGACTACGACGGCGGCCTCGCGTTCGGGCGGCTGGCGCTCGCCGTGATGGATCGCACCGGCGCGCGCGAGTTCGAGGCGAAGCTGCGCTTCCTGAACGGGTTGTTCATTCTGCCGTGGAGTCAGCCGCTCGCCGACACGATGGAGCCGTTCCGTCTCGGTGCCGCGGCCGGCCTGGAGACGGGCGATCTCGAGTACTACAGCTACTGCTTCTACGGCCTGGATTCGCATGCGCTGCTCGCCGGGCAGGATCTGCAGGCCCTGGCGGTGTCCAGCAGTGTCCACCACGAAGCGATCCTGAAGCACAACCAGCGCAAGGTCGGCCTTGTGATGCTGCTGATTCGCGATACCGTCGCCTGGCTTCGCGACGATCCGCCGGTCGTTGTCGGCGACATCGACGAGGGCCGCGTTCTGGAGCTCGCGACCGAAAGTGGAGACGCCACGTCGGTGGCCTATGTCCACGCCTGGCGCTCGGCCAAGGCCTGCCTCGGCGGGTCGTACGACGACGTCCTGGCGGCGGCGGCCGGATGCCGGGCGCACCACGCCGGGATCGATGGGCAACTGTTCGTCCCGTTGTTCCAGTTTTACGAGTCACTGGCGCTGCTGGCCGTGGCGCGCGACGGGCGGCCCCGGCCCCGGTGGAAGTGGACAGTCGCCGCCAACCAGCGGCGGCTCGCCGCATGGGCGAAGCGGGTGCCAACGACATTCCTGGCGCACTGGGAGATCGTCGAGGGCGAGCGCAAGCGCGGCGCCGGCGACACGGGCGGCGCGCTGCAATGCCACGAACGCGCCATCATCGCGGCGCTCGCTGCCGGCAATCCGCACGATGAAGCCCTTGCGCACCAACTCGCCGCCGATTGCGCGGCCGATGGAGGCTTGCCGACTGCCGCCCATGCCCATCGCATGGAGGCGCGGCGGGCATGGAGCCATTGGGGCGCGCAGCGACTGGTCCGCCGTCTCGACGAAAGCTATCCGGAGCTGCGCAGCCTGTTGCCCGGCCCGATGACCAAAGAAGAGATGGCAATGAGCACGAGTCCCGGTTCGAGTGCGGGCTCGGGCGCGGCCCTGGACGCGCGCGCAATTACCCGGGCGGCACAGGCTGTCGCCGAGCAGTTGCGGCTGCCCGACGTCTTGCGCGAGCTGTGCCGCCTGCTGCTTGCGAACGCGGGTGCGAGGCAGGTTGTGCTGGTCGTGCGCAGCGGTGGTGGCTGGCAGGTGCTCGCGACCGCGCACGTCGATCGGGCCGACGCCGACGTTCTGGGAGGCGGTCCGCTCGACGAGGCCGACGTCTTCGTGGCCGCCATCCAGCTGGTGCTGCGTACCCGCCGACTGCTGATGATCGACGACGCTTTGCAGGATCCGACGTTCCGCCTCGACCGCTACGTCACGGCGGCGCACCCGCGCTCGGTACTGTGTTCACCGATGTCGCGCAACGGCGAGCTGACCGGTGCCATCCTGCTCGAGAACGATCTCGTCGCAGGTGCGTTCACGCCCGACCGGGTCGAATTCCTGCAGGTGATCGCATCGCAGGCGGCCATCTCGATCGAGAACGGCGGCCTGGTGCGTGATCTGGAGCGCTCGCTCGACGCCCAGGTCGCGTTGACCAACGCCCATGCCCGCTTCGTGCCCTATCAGTTCCTGGCCTCTCTGGGGCGCGAGAACATCCAGGAGGTGCGGCTCGGCGACCACGCATCGAAGTCGCTGTCGGTGCTGTTCTCGGACATTCGCGGCTTCACGCCGCTGATCGGGAGCCTGGATCCGCGTGCGAGCATCGATTTCATCAACGCCTATATTGGGCACATGGAACCGGAGATCCTTGCCAAAGGCGGATTCATCGACAGCTACATCGGCGACGCGATCATGGCGCTGTTCGATGGTCCCGCCGACGACGCCGTGGCCGCCGGCATCGGCATGTTGCGCGCACTCCAGGCATTCAACGCCGAACGCACCCGATCGAGCCTGGCACCTGTGTCGATCGGCATCGGCATCAACACCGGATCCCTGATGCTGGGCACGATCGGCGGGCCCAACCGCATCAAGTGCGGCGTGATCGGCGATCCGGTCAATCTCGCGGCGCGAATCGAGGGGCTGACGAAGCAGCTGTCGGTGCCGCTGCTCGTTGGCGACGAGACGGTCCGCGCCATGGCGCACCCCGGCGCCTTTCTGATGCGCCCTGTCGGACGGGTGGTGCTGGTAGGCCGCTCGGTGCCTGTGGTCGTCTATGAGGTGTTCGACGCCGATCCACCGGCGATTCGCGACGCCAAGGCCGCGACGCTCGATCGCTACCGGGACGCCTGGACCGCGTACCACGCTCGGGCCTGGAGCGAGGCCCGCGCCGGTTTCGACGCCGCCGTGCAGGCGTGTTCCGAGGATCATGTCGCGCTGGAGTACCGCAAGCGGTGCGACGCGCTGCTGGCCGAAGACCCCGGGCCGCAGTGGACCGGCGTGCTGCAGATGTCGCGCAAGTAG
- a CDS encoding Crp/Fnr family transcriptional regulator translates to MAPVELLSSTIASTREALSKPGEVIALLSLTVGVVLVLVSSFVKTMIPLRWLAVASCVGFVIYGALRPSIAVLLLNAALLPINLYRVAEMIRLTRRVAEVSPEDNLSGVWLKPYMHSAKVKAGTVLFRKGDSAKRLYMLAEGQVEFVEVGSVLGPGTIFGEVGLFSPGHRRALTARCIGACTVLSIDESTVKQLYYQNPAFGFKLIALVARRLSADVERLRHESGERGP, encoded by the coding sequence GTGGCACCCGTCGAACTGCTTTCCAGCACCATCGCAAGCACGCGTGAGGCGCTCTCCAAGCCGGGCGAGGTGATCGCACTGCTGTCGCTGACAGTCGGGGTCGTGCTCGTTCTGGTGAGCTCATTCGTCAAGACGATGATCCCACTGCGCTGGCTGGCGGTGGCCAGTTGCGTAGGCTTCGTGATCTACGGGGCGTTGCGTCCTTCAATCGCCGTGCTGCTGCTGAATGCGGCACTGCTGCCGATCAACTTGTACCGGGTGGCCGAAATGATCCGTCTCACCCGGCGCGTCGCCGAGGTGTCGCCCGAGGACAATCTGTCGGGTGTCTGGCTCAAACCGTATATGCACAGCGCCAAGGTCAAGGCGGGGACCGTCTTGTTCCGCAAGGGTGATTCTGCCAAGCGGCTGTACATGCTGGCCGAGGGACAGGTCGAGTTCGTTGAGGTCGGGAGCGTCCTCGGCCCCGGCACAATCTTCGGCGAGGTCGGACTCTTCTCTCCAGGCCATCGGCGCGCGCTGACGGCCCGCTGTATCGGGGCGTGTACCGTGCTGTCGATCGACGAGAGTACGGTCAAGCAGCTCTACTACCAGAATCCGGCGTTTGGTTTCAAACTCATCGCGTTGGTCGCCCGTCGCCTCTCGGCGGACGTCGAGCGGCTGCGGCACGAGAGTGGCGAACGAGGCCCCTGA
- a CDS encoding adenylate/guanylate cyclase domain-containing protein, producing MLLGSAVAGYAWTLRAQRRQLERLLDAADAKLERLQRQFERFVPSDLVERLTDVGDELKPARRYVTILFADLRGFTALCDRLDPAVTVDILNGYFGHMIEAITQHHGHVTELVGDGLLALFGALQPNPWQARDAVLSALAMRSALARYNQTLLARQLPELRFGIGIHAGEVIAGIIGTGALSKFSVTGDPINVASRVEGLTSAMQVDLLITEVIRDRLGDDFDLAPMPATLVKGKAAPIRTWTVRADAVR from the coding sequence TTGCTGCTCGGTTCGGCTGTGGCGGGATACGCCTGGACGCTGCGCGCGCAGCGCCGCCAGCTCGAGCGCCTGCTGGACGCTGCCGACGCCAAGCTGGAGCGGCTGCAGCGTCAGTTCGAACGCTTTGTGCCATCAGACCTGGTCGAGCGGCTCACCGATGTCGGCGATGAACTCAAACCCGCCCGTCGATACGTGACCATCCTGTTCGCCGACCTGCGCGGTTTCACGGCCCTGTGTGACCGGCTCGATCCCGCCGTCACGGTAGACATCCTCAACGGCTACTTCGGCCACATGATCGAGGCCATCACGCAGCACCACGGGCATGTGACCGAACTGGTCGGCGACGGCTTGTTGGCGCTGTTTGGCGCGCTGCAGCCAAACCCCTGGCAGGCACGTGACGCCGTGCTGTCCGCGCTGGCGATGCGCAGCGCCCTGGCCCGCTACAACCAGACGCTGCTCGCCCGACAACTACCCGAACTGCGCTTCGGTATCGGCATCCACGCCGGCGAGGTGATCGCCGGGATCATCGGCACTGGCGCGTTGTCGAAGTTCAGCGTCACCGGCGATCCGATCAACGTCGCTTCGCGGGTCGAAGGTCTGACCAGCGCGATGCAGGTGGATCTGCTGATCACCGAGGTCATACGCGACAGGCTCGGCGACGATTTCGACCTCGCGCCGATGCCGGCCACCCTGGTCAAGGGCAAGGCCGCGCCGATTCGCACCTGGACGGTGCGAGCCGATGCGGTTCGCTGA
- a CDS encoding carboxymuconolactone decarboxylase family protein, producing the protein MALLLDEIAWSEPLLAADPDPAWTAELKRRGAHVFEVDRRVAASPWLREAAYSVTSYVPSEISERQLHMGAMIIAQENACRYCYGANRAYMKVLGYSESFIQNIERDVHVAEMDAKERAAIAFCRNLSRSRPRPARDTIDQLVGLGFTRLQVNEMAFLIAFGCFYNRLATLMACPPERSFEAMANGPVGRLLGLVVPLWGRLTHAGARRASTDVPLEATALKAGPFGSVVALLAGLPAARIMKAALDGAFDLPLISRPAKALMFAVVARTLDCGYCEGEAAQLLADEGVDAAEFDIAMDTLGSTRLRPDENAMVAWTRETVSYETAAIQRQTRSLGAGLNRAVLLEAIGVAALANATVRLAMLRE; encoded by the coding sequence ATGGCACTGCTGTTGGACGAAATTGCCTGGTCCGAGCCCCTGCTGGCGGCCGACCCCGATCCTGCCTGGACAGCCGAGCTCAAGCGACGCGGCGCTCACGTCTTCGAAGTCGATCGCCGGGTCGCGGCCAGTCCTTGGCTGCGGGAGGCGGCATACAGCGTGACCAGCTATGTCCCCAGCGAAATATCCGAGCGGCAACTCCACATGGGCGCGATGATCATTGCGCAGGAAAACGCTTGTCGCTATTGCTACGGCGCCAACCGCGCTTACATGAAGGTGCTGGGTTATTCGGAGTCGTTCATCCAGAACATCGAACGGGATGTGCACGTGGCCGAGATGGACGCGAAGGAGCGCGCCGCTATCGCCTTTTGCCGAAACCTGTCGCGTTCCAGGCCGCGGCCGGCACGCGACACCATCGACCAATTGGTCGGCCTGGGCTTCACGCGGCTTCAGGTGAACGAGATGGCATTCCTGATCGCATTCGGCTGTTTCTACAACCGGCTGGCTACGTTGATGGCTTGTCCACCGGAACGCAGCTTCGAAGCCATGGCCAACGGTCCGGTGGGGCGCCTTTTGGGCTTGGTGGTTCCGCTGTGGGGAAGGTTGACCCATGCTGGCGCCAGGCGCGCGTCTACCGATGTGCCACTGGAAGCGACTGCACTCAAGGCGGGCCCCTTTGGTTCGGTCGTGGCATTGCTGGCGGGCCTGCCTGCGGCGCGGATCATGAAGGCAGCGCTCGACGGGGCCTTCGATTTGCCCCTGATCTCCCGTCCCGCGAAGGCGCTGATGTTCGCGGTCGTCGCGCGCACCCTGGATTGCGGGTACTGCGAGGGCGAAGCGGCCCAGCTACTGGCCGACGAGGGCGTCGATGCAGCCGAGTTCGATATCGCCATGGACACGCTGGGTTCGACACGGCTGCGACCAGACGAAAACGCCATGGTGGCATGGACCCGCGAGACCGTGTCCTACGAGACCGCCGCGATTCAGCGCCAGACCCGCAGCCTGGGCGCGGGGTTGAATCGCGCCGTCTTGCTCGAGGCTATCGGCGTGGCCGCGCTGGCGAATGCCACTGTGCGCCTGGCGATGTTGCGGGAGTGA
- a CDS encoding cobyric acid synthase encodes MTAKCVMVLGTTSGAGKSWLTTALCRWYARQGLKVAPFKAQNMSNNARVVAQGEIGSAQYFQALAARAQPEVRMNPLLLKPERDTHSQVVLMGQVDEALSRMPWRGRSASVWPVVARALDGLRAENDVLVIEGAGSPAEINLHDSDIVNMRVALHAQARCLLVTDIDRGGAFAHLYGTWALLPEAERVLIKGFVLNKFRGDAALLAPAPQQLQELTRIPTVATLPMWWQHGLPEEDGVFADRSVAAGVVSQTIAVVAYPRISNLDEFQPLKNVPGVRLVWARGPTDVAGADWIILPGSKHTSGDLAWLRAQGLDRAIAAHAAQGRAVLGICGGLQMLGEALIDPHGIDGNGPGLGLLPLVTVFDAVKTVQRKSASFGSLCGPWSALSGVAMQGYEIHHGQTAQHPAMAAGGDVAQAVMPDALAWQNAAGNVLGLYLHGLFEDPAALHALFGAAAPTLDSVFDGLADYIERHFEPGVLRSLVA; translated from the coding sequence ATGACCGCAAAATGTGTCATGGTGCTGGGCACCACCAGTGGCGCCGGCAAGAGCTGGCTCACGACGGCGCTGTGCCGCTGGTATGCGCGCCAGGGACTCAAGGTCGCGCCGTTCAAGGCGCAGAACATGAGCAATAACGCAAGGGTGGTCGCTCAGGGCGAAATCGGCAGCGCCCAGTACTTCCAGGCGCTGGCCGCGCGCGCCCAGCCCGAGGTGCGCATGAACCCGCTGCTGCTCAAGCCCGAGCGCGACACCCACAGCCAGGTGGTGCTGATGGGGCAGGTCGACGAGGCGCTGTCCCGCATGCCCTGGCGCGGCCGCAGCGCCAGCGTGTGGCCGGTGGTGGCGCGTGCGCTGGACGGGCTGCGCGCAGAAAACGATGTGCTGGTGATCGAGGGCGCCGGCTCGCCGGCCGAGATCAACCTGCACGACAGCGACATCGTCAACATGCGTGTGGCGCTGCATGCGCAGGCGCGCTGCCTGCTGGTGACCGACATCGACCGCGGCGGCGCGTTCGCGCACCTTTACGGTACCTGGGCGTTGTTGCCCGAGGCCGAGCGCGTCCTCATCAAGGGCTTCGTTCTCAACAAGTTTCGGGGTGACGCGGCGTTGCTCGCGCCCGCGCCGCAACAGCTGCAGGAACTCACCCGCATTCCCACCGTGGCCACGCTGCCAATGTGGTGGCAGCACGGTCTGCCCGAAGAGGACGGCGTTTTTGCCGACCGCAGTGTGGCCGCCGGTGTGGTGAGCCAAACCATCGCGGTGGTGGCCTATCCGCGTATCAGCAACCTCGACGAATTCCAGCCCTTAAAGAATGTGCCTGGCGTGCGCCTGGTCTGGGCGCGCGGCCCGACCGACGTGGCGGGCGCCGACTGGATCATCCTGCCCGGCTCAAAACACACCAGCGGCGACCTGGCCTGGCTGCGCGCGCAGGGCCTGGACCGCGCAATCGCCGCGCACGCGGCGCAGGGCAGGGCGGTGCTCGGTATCTGTGGCGGCCTGCAGATGCTGGGCGAGGCGCTGATCGATCCGCACGGCATCGACGGCAATGGCCCCGGCCTGGGGTTGCTGCCGCTGGTCACGGTGTTCGACGCCGTCAAGACGGTGCAGCGAAAAAGCGCCTCCTTCGGCAGCTTGTGCGGCCCCTGGTCGGCGCTCTCGGGCGTGGCCATGCAGGGCTACGAAATTCATCACGGACAAACGGCCCAGCATCCTGCCATGGCGGCTGGCGGCGACGTGGCGCAAGCGGTCATGCCGGATGCTCTGGCCTGGCAGAACGCGGCGGGCAATGTGCTCGGGCTGTACCTGCACGGCCTGTTTGAAGACCCGGCCGCGCTGCATGCCCTGTTCGGCGCCGCGGCGCCGACGCTGGACAGCGTGTTCGACGGCCTGGCCGACTACATCGAGCGGCACTTCGAGCCCGGCGTGTTGCGCTCGCTGGTGGCTTGA
- a CDS encoding class I SAM-dependent methyltransferase has product MAEVHVAAQQGFTKEAQAYARGRPGYPPALSGWLTGPLGLAAGRTVADVGAGTGKFTKLLLPTGANVVAVEPVDAMRAQIEAGLPAVRALAGTAQSIPLPDAALDAVVCAQAFHWFASRETLDEFHRVLGPGGKLGLVWNVRDESVDWVAALTAIVTPYEGDAPRYYKGEWRRPFPHPGFSELVESRFEYQHVGPPQQVILDRFMSVSFIAALAPPDSAAVRERIEALIATHPALRGRETVSFPYHTLAFHCTRS; this is encoded by the coding sequence ATGGCTGAAGTGCACGTCGCCGCGCAACAGGGTTTTACAAAAGAAGCTCAGGCCTATGCGCGCGGCAGGCCCGGGTATCCGCCCGCGCTCTCTGGCTGGCTCACTGGTCCGTTGGGCCTGGCCGCGGGCCGCACGGTGGCCGACGTGGGCGCGGGCACCGGCAAGTTCACCAAGCTGTTGTTGCCCACGGGCGCCAATGTGGTGGCGGTGGAACCCGTCGACGCGATGCGCGCACAGATCGAGGCTGGCCTGCCCGCGGTACGGGCGCTGGCCGGCACCGCGCAGTCCATTCCGCTGCCCGACGCCGCGCTGGACGCGGTGGTCTGCGCGCAGGCGTTTCACTGGTTCGCCAGCCGCGAGACGCTGGACGAATTCCACCGTGTGCTGGGGCCCGGCGGCAAGCTCGGCCTGGTGTGGAACGTGCGCGACGAGTCGGTGGACTGGGTCGCCGCGCTGACTGCGATCGTCACGCCTTACGAGGGCGACGCGCCGCGCTACTACAAGGGCGAGTGGCGCCGGCCGTTCCCGCATCCGGGTTTCAGTGAATTGGTGGAGAGCCGCTTCGAGTACCAACACGTGGGGCCGCCGCAACAGGTGATCCTGGACCGGTTCATGTCGGTGAGCTTCATCGCCGCGCTGGCGCCGCCAGACAGCGCAGCCGTGCGCGAACGCATCGAGGCGCTGATCGCCACGCACCCGGCGCTGCGCGGGCGCGAGACGGTGAGCTTTCCGTACCACACGCTGGCGTTTCACTGCACGCGCTCCTGA
- a CDS encoding nicotinate-nucleotide--dimethylbenzimidazole phosphoribosyltransferase, whose product MNLELPTLKASMMPQLQQPRMLVCAGDHGLAAAALDRRHPARDGELRVGGSV is encoded by the coding sequence ATGAATCTTGAGCTCCCGACATTGAAGGCCTCCATGATGCCGCAACTGCAGCAGCCGCGAATGCTGGTGTGTGCAGGCGACCACGGCCTGGCCGCTGCTGCTCTCGACCGGCGCCATCCTGCGCGAGACGGCGAGCTTCGAGTCGGCGGGAGTGTCTGA